A part of Liolophura sinensis isolate JHLJ2023 chromosome 1, CUHK_Ljap_v2, whole genome shotgun sequence genomic DNA contains:
- the LOC135474033 gene encoding histone H3 → MARTKQTARKSTGGKAPRKQLATKAARKSAPATGGVKKPHRYRPGTVALREIRRYQKSTELLIRKLPFQRLVREIAQDFKTDLRFQSSAVMALQEASESYLVGLFEDTNLCAIHAKRVTIMPKDIQLARRIRGERA, encoded by the coding sequence ATGGCCCGGACAAAGCAAACCGCCAGGAAATCTACAGGAGGAAAGGCTCCCCGAAAACAGCTTGCCACAAAGGCAGCCAGGAAGAGCGCCCCAGCCACTGGTGGTGTCAAGAAACCTCACAGATACAGGCCCGGAACAGTGGCTCTCCGTGAAATTCGTCGTTACCAGAAGAGCACTGAACTTCTCATCCGCAAACTGCCCTTCCAGCGTCTGGTGCGTGAAATCGCCCAGGATTTCAAGACGGATCTGCGTTTCCAGAGCTCTGCCGTGATGGCTCTACAAGAGGCCAGCGAATCTTACCTGGTGGGTTTGTTTGAGGACACAAACCTGTGTGCCATCCACGCCAAACGTGTCACCATTATGCCTAAGGATATCCAATTGGCCAGACGTATCCGAGGAGAGAGAGCTTAA